CTCTGGGAGTGCTACTACAGTGGAACTGCTTTGGTTAAAACTTGCCAATCCATCTGAAGAGTTCTTAAGAGGagacatgattttttttgagtATGCTGTCAATGGACCACTGACCTGCCTTTGTCCAGTATCTGGATCTAAAAGGTTTATGTCCCCATAGTGCCCAAGGCTGGCTCTTGTTAGTTCAGCAGCTCTTATTGGCATGGTGACAAGGGCTTCTGCAGCTAAGGAGTGCAGTCTGAGAGACTCAGAATTCGTCCTTCTCCGTCCTGGTGGGGCATTCTCATCAGCAGCCAGGCTCTTACTTAGCTCACTGTCTTTCTTCTCTGCGCTGCCCCAGCCGATGATCAAGCCCCCAATATCAACAGTACATTTATCAGCATGGTAGATGTCTCCTGCTCCTCCACACCCAGTCTGGGCATCGGCAGAGCTCAGGCTCTTCCCCTCTTCCATTTCGGTATTCATTAGGAAATGTTTTGGCGGGAGGGTTTCTTCTGCACTTGGCAAACGTTCCACAATGACATTCACGTGCCCTTTTTTGTTTGGGCTGCTGCTAATGATTTTCTGTGCTGATGAGAGCAAACTATCAGCAAACAGGTTCTCCTCAGAATCAGACATCATCTCCAGCATCTCCTCCTCATTAGAGTCAAGGGTGACTGACTGGCTTAGGTGTACTCCTTCCTCTGTGCTCTCCTCTAAAGGAGATGAAGAGGACAGTGGCTCGGAGCTGCAAATCTGTACTTGTACAGATGGCCCATTGTGGATGCTCAGTTCGCTGTCCCCAATAGCAATGACGACTGCATCGACCCCGCCAGGTGCAGTGGACACCGAAGAAGTGAGAAGGCCGAGGGGTTCATTTTCATTCTCAAAGATTGGATAGGAGCAGTTAACTTCCCCTGCATGTTTCCAAGCATGTGTCTTCAACATCCGTTGCTGGCCGCAGGTGTAACTACAAAACAAGCACCGGTACATGCCATACTGCTCGTACGCATACCACTTCCTCTTGCCCATCTCTGCCACGGCTACACTTTGGACAGCATGGGTCTGTGGACTACCCATGCTCACTGGGATGTCCACCAtggtttcattctttctttctgtgactcCAAGGCAGGAGGAGCTGGACTGGGCTTGGCTACTGGCACTGTTTTCGTGTTCATTCACCACATGAGCTTCGAGTTCCTCCTGGCTTCTGGAGGTGACGTGGCACTCTGAGCACATTAGCATCACATCGTTCTGCTGCCCGTGCTGTTTGATGTGCTCTTTCAACACAGAGAAGGATGACGACAGGAACTTACAAAGGCTACACTGGTAGGACATAGCCTTCCCATCAATGGAGGCAAGAGAGTCTGCAGTGGAATTTGCTTGTGACATCTCAGATTTCCTAATCTTAGCAGCAGGGGACTTGGTTGTTTTAGCTGGAACCTCACAATGCTCTAGGGTTTCAAGACAGCGTGATGTGACACTCGGGCGTGGGCGCTTTTTCCCAATCAGTAGACATTTTTGCGACTTTTCATGCCCCACTATCTTGCTTAACTTCTGGATGACATGGACCAAAGGATCTGCTTTGGCTTTTCTTTGTTCGTTAACTTCCGAGGCAGGACTGAGGACTCCTTCAGCAGTTAACACAGCCTCCTGTTCTTCAATCTCTGGCACCAACATGGCAATGCTGGTTCTTTCTTCCATATCTAGAGACAGTGCACAGAAGAGAGCATGGGTTATAGGACAATCACATGCATGTAATGCAGAAAACCAACGTCACCTCTGGTGTCTAATTGAAATGCTTAAATATCCTTTAAGTTGGGAGTCCCCATCAATGCACCTGACTGTCCCCATACCAGACTTAAACAATTCAGAATTCCACTTTGAAATGCAATctcccagagcagtggttctcaaccttcctaatgctgcaatcttttaacagttcctcatgttgtggtgatctcccaagcataaaattatttttgttgctacttcataattgtaattttgctactgtcatgattTTGTAAATATTCTTGTa
This genomic window from Chionomys nivalis chromosome 2, mChiNiv1.1, whole genome shotgun sequence contains:
- the Znf507 gene encoding zinc finger protein 507 isoform X1, which codes for MEERTSIAMLVPEIEEQEAVLTAEGVLSPASEVNEQRKAKADPLVHVIQKLSKIVGHEKSQKCLLIGKKRPRPSVTSRCLETLEHCEVPAKTTKSPAAKIRKSEMSQANSTADSLASIDGKAMSYQCSLCKFLSSSFSVLKEHIKQHGQQNDVMLMCSECHVTSRSQEELEAHVVNEHENSASSQAQSSSSCLGVTERKNETMVDIPVSMGSPQTHAVQSVAVAEMGKRKWYAYEQYGMYRCLFCSYTCGQQRMLKTHAWKHAGEVNCSYPIFENENEPLGLLTSSVSTAPGGVDAVVIAIGDSELSIHNGPSVQVQICSSEPLSSSSPLEESTEEGVHLSQSVTLDSNEEEMLEMMSDSEENLFADSLLSSAQKIISSSPNKKGHVNVIVERLPSAEETLPPKHFLMNTEMEEGKSLSSADAQTGCGGAGDIYHADKCTVDIGGLIIGWGSAEKKDSELSKSLAADENAPPGRRRTNSESLRLHSLAAEALVTMPIRAAELTRASLGHYGDINLLDPDTGQRQVSGPLTAYSKKIMSPLKNSSDGLASFNQSSSTVVALPEGRQELSDGQVKTGISMSLLTVIEKLRERTDQNASDDDILKELQDNAQCQPNSDGSLLGSNVVEYIPDAERPYRCRLCHYSSGNRGYIKQHLRVHRQRQPYQCPICEHIAENSKDLESHMINHCKTRIHQCKQCKMSFHYKSQLRNHEREQHFLPNTLSVASNEPRISRDATDGKCVQEGNKSSTQKQYKCDVCDYTSTTYVGVRNHRRIHNSDKPYRCSLCGYVCSHPPSLKSHMWKHASDQNYNYEQVNKAINDAISQSSRVLGKSPGKPSSGERVDPTTGSPEDVVSSSELTSQLPSEVIDASELQKLSPTGSSSDISGRSCNLATPGTEYCVLLFCCCICGFESTSKESLLDHMKEHEGEIVSIILNKDNSTALNAN
- the Znf507 gene encoding zinc finger protein 507 isoform X2, translated to MEERTSIAMLVPEIEEQEAVLTAEGVLSPASEVNEQRKAKADPLVHVIQKLSKIVGHEKSQKCLLIGKKRPRPSVTSRCLETLEHCEVPAKTTKSPAAKIRKSEMSQANSTADSLASIDGKAMSYQCSLCKFLSSSFSVLKEHIKQHGQQNDVMLMCSECHVTSRSQEELEAHVVNEHENSASSQAQSSSSCLGVTERKNETMVDIPVSMGSPQTHAVQSVAVAEMGKRKWYAYEQYGMYRCLFCSYTCGQQRMLKTHAWKHAGEVNCSYPIFENENEPLGLLTSSVSTAPGGVDAVVIAIGDSELSIHNGPSVQVQICSSEPLSSSSPLEESTEEGVHLSQSVTLDSNEEEMLEMMSDSEENLFADSLLSSAQKIISSSPNKKGHVNVIVERLPSAEETLPPKHFLMNTEMEEGKSLSSADAQTGCGGAGDIYHADKCTVDIGGLIIGWGSAEKKDSELSKSLAADENAPPGRRRTNSESLRLHSLAAEALVTMPIRAAELTRASLGHYGDINLLDPDTGQRQSQLRNHEREQHFLPNTLSVASNEPRISRDATDGKCVQEGNKSSTQKQYKCDVCDYTSTTYVGVRNHRRIHNSDKPYRCSLCGYVCSHPPSLKSHMWKHASDQNYNYEQVNKAINDAISQSSRVLGKSPGKPSSGERVDPTTGSPEDVVSSSELTSQLPSEVIDASELQKLSPTGSSSDISGRSCNLATPGTEYCVLLFCCCICGFESTSKESLLDHMKEHEGEIVSIILNKDNSTALNAN